The genomic DNA GCCGTCCCGCTCACCGTCGGCGGCGTGGTGCTGGGCATCGCCACCTTCTGGCGGGCCTCCGCCCGCCCGGAGTCCTTCGACGCCGACGACCGCTCGCTCGCCGAGGAGCTGGTCGCCCGCGCCGCCATCTCGATCGAGAACGCCCGCCGCTACACCCGCGAGCACGGCATGGCCGTCACCCTGCAGCACAGCCTGCTGCCCGGCGCCCTGCCCCAGCAGTCCGCGCTGGACGTCGCCTACCGCTACCTGCCCGCGCAGGCCGGGGTCGGCGGCGACTGGTTCGACGTCATCCCGCTGCCCGGTGCCCGGGTCGCCCTGGTCGTCGGCGACGTGGTCGGCCACGGCCTGCACGCCGCCGCCACCATGGGCCGGCTGCGCACCGCCGTGCACAACTTCACCGCCCTCGACCTGCCGCCCGACGAGCTCCTCGGCCACCTCGACGACCTGGTCAACCGGCTCGACCAGGACCGGGACACCGACGGACAGGTCCCGATCACCGGCGCCACCTGCCTGTACGCGGTCTACGACCCGGTCTCCCGGCAGTGCGCGGTGGCCCGGGCCGGACACCTGCTGCCCGCCCTGGTCCACCCCGACGGCCGGGTGGAGTTCCCCGAGGTCCCCGCCGGACCGCCGCTCGGCCTGGTCGGCCACCCCTTCGAGACCGCCGAACTGCTCCTGCCCGAGGGCAGCCGGCTGGTCCTCTACACCGACGGACTGGTCGAGTCCCGCGACCGGGACATCGACGAGGGCCTGGAGCTGCTCCGCGCGACCCTCGCGCACCCCGACCGCAGCCCCCAGCAGACCTGCGCCGACGTGCTCTCCACGCTGCTGCCCGTCACCCCCACCGACGACATCGCGCTGCTGGTCGCCCGCACCCGCGCGCTGCCCGCCGACCTGGTCGCGCAGTGGGAGGTCCCGGAGGACCCGGCCGCCGTCGCGGGCGTCCGCGCCGAGGCCACCCGGCAGATCGAGGCGTGGGGACTGGTCGAGCAGGGCTTCGCCGCCGAGCTGATCCTCAGCGAACTGATCACCAACGCGATCCGGTACGCCAGCGGGCCGATCCGGGTCCGGCTGATCCTCGACCGGGCGCTGATCTGCGAGGTCGCCGACGGCAGCTCCACCTCGCCGCACCTGCGCTACGCCGCCGACACCGACGAGGGCGGCCGCGGCCTGTTCCTGGTCGCGCAGCTCGCCGAACGCTGGGGCACCCGGTACACCGCCACCGGCAAGGTGATCTGGGCCGAGCTCAGCGGTGCTCGACCAGCTCCTTGAACAGCGCCAGGTCGGTCCGGACCGCCTCCTCGATGGTGTGGCTCTGCGCGAACCCCACCGGGCCGCCGCCCAGGTCGTCCCGCAGCGTCTCCGGGTCGTACTCCAGGCGCAGCTGCACCTGGGTGTGCGTCTCGTCCAGCGGACGCAGCGCGAAGGTGCCCTTCAGGTGCACCCCGTCCACGGTCTGCCAGGTCATCACCCGCCCCCGGCCGTGATCGGTCAGCTCGGCGACGAACGACCGCCGCACCCCGCCGATCTCCACGTCCAGCCGGGCCCGGTTGCGGCCGTGCGCGGCGGCGTGCCGCAGCCCGGCGACGAACCGCGGGTAGTCGGCGACCCGGTGCAACTGCTCCCAGGTCCGGCCGACCGGGGTGGTGACGTCGATCTGCTCCTCGAGGGTGGTCATGCGCACCTCCTCCTCGCGTCCAGCCTGCCTCCGGCCCCCGGGCCGGGCAAACGCCCGGCCCGGGGGCGGCCGCTCACAGTTCTGCGGACCCGCCCTCGAAGGCCGCGGCCAGCCGCAGGTACGGCGCGGCCTCGGCGGCCCGGCCCTGCCGCTGCAGCACCCGGCCCAGCATCAGGTGGGCGTAGTGCTCGACCGGGTCGCGCGCGATCACCTCGCGCAGCTGCTCCTCGGCCCGGCGCAGCTGGGCGGAGTGGTAGTAGGCGCGGGCCAGCAGCAGGCGCGGGGCGACCTGCTCGGGGACCTCGGCGACCACCTCGGCCAGCATCGGGGCCGCGTCCGCGTACGCCTTGGAGTCGAAGTACAGGCGGGCGCGCTCCCAGCGCTGGACGGTGGTCTCCTCGCGGGTGGTGCTCACGGGTGGCTCCTCTCTCGGTGACTCGTTGAACATTCACCGATCGGGAGTCATTCCCCGGTCACACCCCGGGTCGCTCCGCCGCCGGGGGCACGTCGGACAGGTCGAGCAGGCAGTGCATCAGCTCCAGCGGCAGGGCCGGGTTGGCCGCCGCGGCCTCCGCCAGCTCCGAGGCCAGCAGCCGGCGCAGCGCGGGCAGCGGCAGCCGGGGGTGGCGGGCGGCGGCCCGGGCCACCGCCCGGTCCGGGTCGGCGGTCAGCCGCTCCACCAGCTCGGGCGCCACCTGCGGGTCGCGCAGCGCGGCCAGGCGCAGCCGGGCGTCCGGGTGGCCGGCGAACCGGGCCAGGCCCGGGCGGGCGAAGTTCGGCCGCTCGGCCAGCGCGTCGTGGGCCCGGCCGCGGCCGCCCGCGTACAGCTCCACCAGCAGCTCGTGCGGGGCGTCCGGGCAGTGCTCGGCCAGCGCCAGGCGGACCCCCGGGTCCGGGTCGGCGGCCAGCGCGCGGACCGCCTCGGCCGGCAGGCCCGGCGCCGCGGCCGCGCCGCGGCGCAGCAGCGGGTGCGCGGAGGCCGCCAGTTCGGCCAGCGCCACGGGGTCGCCGTGCCGGGCCGTCACCCAGGCCGGTGCGGCGGTGCGGCCGTCCGGGACGGAGATCCGGATCGCGGCCCGCTGCGGCTCCGTCAGGTCCGGGCGGACCGAGACCGCGAGGCGCACCTGCTCGACCGGGTCGACGGCCAGGGCGAGCGCCAGGTCGGTCGGCAGGTGCGGGTTGCCGGCCACGGCGGTGCGGATCCACGGGTCGTCGTCGTAGCGCAGCCACTCGCCGAGCCGGCGCTCGATC from Kitasatospora terrestris includes the following:
- a CDS encoding SRPBCC family protein, with protein sequence MTTLEEQIDVTTPVGRTWEQLHRVADYPRFVAGLRHAAAHGRNRARLDVEIGGVRRSFVAELTDHGRGRVMTWQTVDGVHLKGTFALRPLDETHTQVQLRLEYDPETLRDDLGGGPVGFAQSHTIEEAVRTDLALFKELVEHR
- a CDS encoding tetratricopeptide repeat protein translates to MSTTREETTVQRWERARLYFDSKAYADAAPMLAEVVAEVPEQVAPRLLLARAYYHSAQLRRAEEQLREVIARDPVEHYAHLMLGRVLQRQGRAAEAAPYLRLAAAFEGGSAEL